The genomic region ACATCCCCTGGAACACCGCGGTGGAGCCGGTGAAGTGGATGCCGGCGAACTCGGGGCTGGCGAGGACCGGGTCGCCGACGGCGCGGCCGGAGCCGGGCACGAAGTTGATGACGCCCGGGGGCAGGCCGGCCGCCTCGAGGAGCTTCAGCACGAACCAGTTCGAGTAGACGGTGCTGGAGGCCGGCTTCCAGACCACCGTGTTGCCCATCAGCGCCGGGGCGGTGGGCAGGTTGGCGGCGATGGAGGTGAAGTTGAAGGGCGTCACCGCGAAGACGAAGCCCTCGAGCGGGCGGTACTCGACCCGGTTCCAGACGCCGGGGGACGAGATCGGCTGCTCGGCCAGGATCTGCTCGCCGAAGGCGGCGTTGAAGCGCCAGAAGTCGGCGATCTCGCAGCAGGAGTCGATCTCCGCCTGGTAGGGCGTCTTCGACTGGTTGAGCATGGTGGCGCCGTTCAGCGTGGGGCGCCAGCCGCCGGCGAGGAGGTCGGCCGCCTTGAGGAAGATGGCGGCGCGGGCCTGGTACGGCATCGCGGCCCAGGCCGGGCGCGCCTCGCGGGCGGCGGCGATGGCGGCGTTCACCTCGGCCTCGCCGGCCTGGTGGAAGCGGGCCAGGCGGTGGGCGTGGCGGTGGGGCGCGCGCACGTCGGCGAGCTTGCCGGTGCGGACCTCCTTGCCCCCGATGACGAGCGGGATCTCGAGCTCCTCGCGGGAGAGCTCGCCGATGCGGGCCTTGAGCGCGCGCCGCTCGGCGGTGCCGGGGGCGTAGGAGAGCACCGGCTCGTTGAAGGGCGCGGGGATGCGGAAGTTGCCGAACGACGACATGGACTGTGCCTCCGGGGTGCGGGGGACGGAAAGAAGGAGGAGTGTTCTAGCGCTATCCGATGATGAAATCTTCCCCGGCGGTCTCGCCCCGCTCGAAGCGGGAGAGCGTGAACCGCTCGAAGATCTCGTCCGGCGGGTCGCCCGCCATCCAGCCGGCCATGAGCTCGGTGACCGCCGGCGCCATCATGAAGCCGTGGCCCACCCAGCCGTTGAGCTGGAGGAAGTTGTCGTACCCGGCCGCCCCGAGGATCGGGTTGTTGTCGGGGGTGACGTCGTAGCAGCCGGCCCACTGGCGCATCACCTTCACGCCGCCGGTGATGGGCATCACCTCGGTGAGGGCGCGCGCGAAGCGGGAGAGGAAGCGCAGCGTCGAGCCCATCTGGATCCCCTCGGGCTCGTTGGGATCGGCCATGCCGCCCACGATCTCGCCGCGGAGGCTCTGCGAGAAGTAGAGGCCGTTGCCGAGGTTGGAGACCAGGGGGCCGAGAAAGGGCTTGAGCGGCTCGGACACCAGGATCTCGTGCCGCTCCGGCTCGTTGGGGAGCTTCACCCCGGCGAGCGCCGCCACCTCGGGGCTCCAGGCGCCGGCCGCGTTCACCACGATGTCGGCCTGGATGGTGCCCTGGTCGGTCTTCACCGCGGTGAGCCGCTTGCCCTCGCTCTCGAAGCCGGTGACGCGGGTGAAGGTGAGCACCTTCACGCCGAGGGCCTCGGCGCGGGTGGCGTAGCCCCAGACGTACGGCCAGGGGAAGACCACCGCGTCGTCCGGGTTCCAGGAGGCGGCGAGGAAGCGGGTCGGGTCGAGCTCCGGCACCACGTCCTTCGCCTCGGCGGGCGTGAGCACGCGGGTGCGCATCCCGTGCTCGTTGTGGAGCACCGCGTTCTTCTCGATCCGCTCCACCTGCTTCTTGGAGGGCGCGAGGAAGAGGTAGCCGCCGCGGCGGAACCAGGTGTTGATCCCCATCTCCGCCGCGAAGGAGTCGCCGATCGCGAGCGACCGCTGCGCCAGCCGGATCATGGTGGGGGTGGTCCACTGGGCGCGGACGCCGCCGCCGTTGCGGCCGGAGGCGCCGCCGGTGAGGTACCCGCGCTCGATCAGCACCACGTCGGTGACCCCGCGCTTGGCGAGGTTGTAGGCGAGGCCGAGCCCCATGATGCCGCCGCCGACGATGACCACGTGCGCCTTCTTCGGCAGCGCGCCCGAGGGGCGCGGCTTCTCGACCGGCGCCGGCTTGCGCGGCACGCCCTCGTCGAGCGGCAGGGCCTCCGGGTCGAGCGAGGCCAGGGCCGAGAAGAAGGTGGGGTGGAGCGGCGGGCGGACGGTGAACGGCATCACCTCGCCCGGCGTGGCGCCGAGCTTGAGGAGCTCCCGCGCCGCGATGGCGAGGCAGGTCTTGCCCTGGCACGGCCCGGTGCCGATGCCGGTGTAGCGCTTCACCGACTCGAGATCCCGGTAGCCCTTCTCGAAGGCGCGCCGCACGTCCTTCACGGTCACGTCCTCGCAGGTGCAGATGAACGTCCTAGCCACGGGCCACCGCCTCCCCGGCCACGCGGCCGGCCTCCGCCGCTTCGGCGGCGCTGCAGGGGCCGGTCACCTCGCCGGCCGCATGGATTCCAGGTGCGATCCGCCCCGCCTCGCCGGGCTTCACCCGGAAGGCGCCGGTCGCGGCGTCGAGCGCCAGCGTGGCGCCGCAGGCGCGGGCCAGCTCGGCCGCCGGCATCCGGTCGGTCGCCACCGCGAGCGCGTCGCAGGAGACCTCGCCGCCGTCCACCAGCGTGAGGCCGGAGATGCGGCTGCGGCCGCGGGCGCGCGCCACCTCGCCCTCCACCAGCTCCACCTTCAGGCCGGCCTGGGAGAACCGCTTCGCCACCGCGGCCGCCTCCGGGCCCTTGCCGAGCACCGCGAGCCGCTCGCCCGGCGTGACCCCCTCCTCGGCGAGGAGCACCGCCAGGCTGCGGGCGGCGTGGATGCCGGGGAGGTCGTTGCGCTCGAAGACCGGCCGCTGGATCCAGCTGCCGCTGCCGAGCACGACCCGAGGGGCGAGGATCCGGCGCATCCGCGAGGGCTCGCCCCGCTGCACCACCGCCGCCTGCGTCCCCTCCTGGCCGGGGTAGAGGCCGATCACGGCCGCGCCCGTCGCCACCTCGCCGCCGGCGCGGCGGACCGCCTCGGCGACCTCCGCGGCCCAGGCCAGCTCCGGATCTCCGGGGAGGCCGAGCCGGCAGCGGAGCCGGCCGCCGAGGGCCGGCTCGCGCTCGGCGAGCAGCACCTTCTTGCCGGCGCGGGCGAGCGCCAGGGCGGCGCCGAGGCCGGCGGGGCCGCTGCCGACCACGAGCGCCTCGAACCGCTCGTCGCTCGCAGCGGGCCACGGCGCCGGGACCTCGTCGGGCAGGAGGCCGAGCCCGGCGAGCTGGCGCGAGGCCTTCACCGCCACGCGGTTCGCGAGCTGGTTCCAGGTCGCCATCTTGTGGTGGTCGATCCCCTTCGGCAGGAGCCAGTCGATGGCGCCGAGGAGGTCGTGCGACGCGCCGCCGACCGCGTTCTGCGTCTCGATCCGCATCCCGTCGCGGCAGGGCGTCTCGCACGCCCGCACGTTGGGGACGCCGTCCACGCGCACCAGGCAGGAGGCGCAGGAGCCGGCGAGGCAGAAGGGACCGCGCGGCCGGTGGTACTTGGGGCTGCGGCTCAGGAGCGGCCGCCCGGCGGCGATCAGGGCCGAGGTCACGCGCTCGCCGGCGCGAGCCGGGACGCGGTGGCCGTCCACCAGGATGGTGCAGTCGGGGGCGAAACGTTCGTTTAGGCGACCCATCTCGCGGCGCAGCATAGCCCCCGCACCGGGCGGTGCAAGGGGGTCCTCGCGCCGCCCTCGCCGCCGCGAATCGCCCGCTTTACTGCGCGTTCCAGCGAGGGCGCGCCTCACCCCGGAGAGGCGCGCCGGCCGGCGGGGAGGACGAGCCTCCCGCCCGCTCAGTTGGGCTGGACGGTGATGCGGGACTTCTGGAGCGCCTGCGCGGCGACGCGCCCGCGGCCGTGGGTCTCGAAGACCGCCGGGGCCTGGAGGACGTGGTCCTCCGGGTCGCCCTCCACCGTGATCCAGACGGTGCCGGTCTCGCAGCGGATGGCGACGCCGTGCCGGCGCCCCTCCGCGCTCCAGGCCTTCCCCTCGTCGAGGTCCACCGTGCCGGTGACGGCGGCGCGGGGGGGAGCGATGGAGGGGCCCTGGGTCGTGTGGCTGTGGTTCATCATGGCGAGGACCTTACGCCCGCGCCGGGTCCCGGTACAGATACAGACCGAGCGAACTGTTACCGGTACAGATGCGCATCTGTTCGATGTGTGCTAGTCAGGGGGAATGGCGTCATCCGTCGAGCAGCAGACCGCCTCCCCGGCCGCATCGGAGGCCCAGATCCCGCGGTATCAGGCCATCGCGCGCCGCTTCGCCCAGGCCATCCGGGAGGGGACGCTCGCCCCCGGCGAAAAGCTCCCGTCCGTACGACGGCTGCGGGCCGACGAGGGGACCTCGGCCTCCACCGTCCTCCAGGCGCTGGCCCAGCTCGAGTCGTCGGGGCTCATCGAGGCGCGGCCCCGGTCGGGGTACTTCGTGCGGGCGCGGACCTCCCTGCCGGTGCCGCGGCCGTCGGCGCCGGGCGTCGAGGCGGGCACGCCGCTCGACGGCGTGAGCGCGCTCGTGGCCGACCTCTACCACTCGGCGAGCGATCCCTCCCTGGTGCACCTCGGGGCCGCGACCCCCGCGCCGTCGCTCCTGCCCAGCGCCGCGCTCGCCCGGGCCCTCGCGGCGGCGACGCGCCGCTCCGGCTCCGGCGGCGTGGAGCTCGCCTACCCGCCGGGGCTGCGGTCCTTGCGGCGCCTCGTGGCGCAGCGGCTCGTCGCGACCGGCTGCGCCCTCGGCGAGGACGACCTCCTCGTCACCGCCGGCGCCACCGAGGCGATCCAGCTCGCGCTGCTCGCCGTGACGAACCGCGGCGACACCGTGGCCGTCGAGTCGCCCTGCTACTACGGCACGCTGCTCGCCCTCGAGGCGCTCGGCCTGCGCGTGCTCGAGGTGCCGTGCCACCCCGAGACCGGCATGGACGTGGACGAGCTCTCGCGACGGCTCGACCTGCACCGGGTGGCGGCGGTGCTGGCGGTGCCGGTCTTCTCGAACCCGCTCGGCAGCAGCATGCCGGACGAGGCGAAGGAGCGGCTCGTCTCCCTCCTCTCGGCGCGGCGGATCCCGCTCATCGAGGACGACGTCTACGGCGACCTCGCCTTCGCCCCCTCCCGGCCGCGCCCGGCCAAGGCGTTCGACCGAGACGGCACGGTGCTCTACTGCGGCTCGTTCTCGAAGACGCTCGCGCCCGGGTTCCGCATCGGCTTCGTCGCGGCGGGCCGGTTCAAGGAGCGGGTGGAGGTGCTCAAGTTCGCGACCAGCATCGCGACCGCCACGCCGGCGCAGCAGGCGCTGGTGCAGTTCCTCGCCGACGGCGGCTACGACCGCCACCTGCGCACGCTGCGCGCGCGGCTCGAGCAGAACGTGGCGCGGGTGGGCGAGGCGGTGGCCGGCTCCTTCCCCGCCGGCACCCGCGTGTCGCGGCCGCGGGGCGGCTGCTTCCTCTGGGTCGAGCTGCCGCCGTCGGTGGACGCGCTCAAGCTCCACCGGCGCGCGCACGACGCCGGGGTGGCGATCGCGCCGGGGCACATCTTCTCCGCGGCGCACGTCCACGCGAGCTGCATCCGCTTCTCCTGCGGCGAGCCCTGGAGCGAGCGGGTGGACGTCGCGGTGCGGCTGGTGGGGCGGCTCGCGGGGCAGCTCGTGGGGCGGAAGGGGAGGTAGGGGCGCCGCCCGGTCGGCAGCGCCCCCGCCCCGGCGCCTCAGTGCATCGGCGCGCCCGCCTCCGCGCCGCTCGCGCCCGGCTGGGCGCGGCTCCCCGCCTGGGCCCGCGCGTAGTTCGCCGCCCCCGCGAAGTCGAGGAACACGCACGGCTCGTCGCCCAGCGTCCAGCCGTCGTGGCCGGGCGGGATGACGACGTAGTCGCCGGGGCCGATGTCCCGCTCCTCGCCGTCGTCCATGACGAGGTGCATCCGGCCGGAGAGCACGTAGCCGGAGTGGGCCACCTCGCAGGTGCGGGTGCCGGCGAGCGGCTTCACGTCGGCGGACCAGCGCCAGCCCGGCTCGAAGACGGCCCGGCCCACCATCCCTTCGCCCGTGTCCACGAGCTCGACCCGGCCGTGCGCCTGGAAGGGCCTGCGCTCGTCCGCCTGCGAGAACTGCTTCACCATCAGCTTCGCCATGCCACCATCCTCCTGCGGGCGCGACGGGCGCCCGCGGGCAAGGATGGTGGCGGCCGGCGCGCGCGCGGCAACCGCGGCGGGGCGGGCCGAAGGGGAGGGCTCCCGATGCGCCGCGGCCGGGCGGACGGGCGCCTTCCGCTCACTCGCCCGAGGCGCGGTCGCGAGCCGGGGCCTCGGGCGCGTTGGCGGCCGCGAGCCGGGGGGCGCGCAGCAGCGGCGCGCCCGCGGGGACCACGCCCTCCCAGCAGGCGACCACGGCGGTCGCGACGCAGTTGCCGACCACGTTCACGCAGGAGCGCCCCATGTCCATGAGCTCGTCGATGGCGAGCAGGATGGCGACGCCCTCGAGCGGCAGGTGGAAGGCGGTGAGCGCGCCGGCCAGCACCACCAGGGCCGACCGGGGGACGCCGGCCACGCCCTTCGTGGTGAGCATGAGCGTGCCCATGATCGCGAGCTGCTCCACGAGCGAGAGGTGCACCCCCGCCGCCTGGGCGACGAACATCACGGCCACCGAGAGGTAGAGGGTGGAGCCGTCGAGGTTGAAGGAGTAGCCGGCCGGCATCACGAAGGCGACCACCGCGCGCGGGACGCCGAGCCGCTCCATCGCCTCCATGGCGCGCGGCATGGCCGCCTCCGACGAGGTGGTGGTGAAGGCCACGATCGCCGGCTCGCGGATGGCGGCGAGGAGCGCCGAGACGCGGACGCGGGTGAGGAGGCGCACCGCGAGGAAGAGCGCCGCGAAGAAGACGAGGAGCGAGCCGTAGAGCGTGCCGATCACCTTGGCGAGCGGCAGGAGCACGCCGAGCCCCTTGGCGCCGAGGGTGCTCGCCATGGCCGCGCCCACGCCGAACGGCGCGAAGCGCATCACGAACCCGACCACCTTGAACATCGCCTCGGCGCCCTGCTCGGCGAGCTCGCGGAGCCGCGCCGCCTTCTCGCCGGCGGCCGCGATCCCGAGGCCGAGGAAGACGCCGAAGACGACGATCTGCAGCACGTCGTTGCGGGCCAGGGCGTCGAAGATGGAGGTGGGGAAGGCCTCGAGCAGGAAGTCCACCGCGCCCTTGGCGTGCGCGAGCTTGCCGGCGGTGGCCGCGTCGGCGGCGAGCCCCACCCCCGCGCCCGGGTGGACGAGGTGCGCGCCGGCGAGGCCGATGAAGAGCGCCACCGTGGTGGCGGCCTCGAACCAGAGCAGCGCCTTCAGCCCGAGCCGCCCGGCCATCTTCCCGCCCGCGCCGGCCAGGCCGGCCACGAGCGAGGTGAGCACGAGCGGGCCCACGATCATCTTGATGAGCCGGAGGAAGAGCTGCCCCACCGGCCGGAGCTGCACGGCGAAGCCGGGGCAGAGCCAGCCGAGGAGCACGCCGGCCGCGAGGCCGATCGCGATCTGGTGGGTGAGCGAGAGCTTGCGGCGGGGAGCGGAGGCGGCGGGCATGGGCCGCCGGTCCCTATCACGGAAGGGGCGGGCCGCCCGACGGACGGGTGGGCGGGGGCATGGCCGTCTGGCTGCCGGCGGCCGGGCTCAGCTCCGGGGAGCGAAGACCAGCCGCAGCCCCAGGCCGAGGAACACCGCGCCGGTGATCCGGTCGAGCGCGCGGGCCACCCGCGGACGCGCGTCCATGGTGCGCCGCACCTTCCCGGCCGCGACGCCGACCACCGCGTTCACGAGGGTGCCGGTCACGCAGAAACTCAGCCCGAGCACCAGGAACTGCAGCCAGATCCGCCCCCGCGCCGGATCCACGAACTGCGGCACGAAGGCGAGGAAGAAGATGGCGACCTTGGGGTTGAGGACGTTCGTCACCACGGCGCGGCGGAACACGCGCTCGGCCGGGCCCGCCTCGGCCCGGGCGCCCGGGGCCGGCGTGGCGGCGAGCGCGGCCGGCGCGAGGAGCGCCTTCCCGCCCAGGTAGACCAGGTACGCGGCCCCGGCCCACTTCACGGCGGTG from Anaeromyxobacter paludicola harbors:
- a CDS encoding DUF2917 domain-containing protein, whose translation is MMNHSHTTQGPSIAPPRAAVTGTVDLDEGKAWSAEGRRHGVAIRCETGTVWITVEGDPEDHVLQAPAVFETHGRGRVAAQALQKSRITVQPN
- a CDS encoding cupin domain-containing protein — its product is MAKLMVKQFSQADERRPFQAHGRVELVDTGEGMVGRAVFEPGWRWSADVKPLAGTRTCEVAHSGYVLSGRMHLVMDDGEERDIGPGDYVVIPPGHDGWTLGDEPCVFLDFAGAANYARAQAGSRAQPGASGAEAGAPMH
- a CDS encoding 2Fe-2S iron-sulfur cluster-binding protein — encoded protein: MGRLNERFAPDCTILVDGHRVPARAGERVTSALIAAGRPLLSRSPKYHRPRGPFCLAGSCASCLVRVDGVPNVRACETPCRDGMRIETQNAVGGASHDLLGAIDWLLPKGIDHHKMATWNQLANRVAVKASRQLAGLGLLPDEVPAPWPAASDERFEALVVGSGPAGLGAALALARAGKKVLLAEREPALGGRLRCRLGLPGDPELAWAAEVAEAVRRAGGEVATGAAVIGLYPGQEGTQAAVVQRGEPSRMRRILAPRVVLGSGSWIQRPVFERNDLPGIHAARSLAVLLAEEGVTPGERLAVLGKGPEAAAVAKRFSQAGLKVELVEGEVARARGRSRISGLTLVDGGEVSCDALAVATDRMPAAELARACGATLALDAATGAFRVKPGEAGRIAPGIHAAGEVTGPCSAAEAAEAGRVAGEAVARG
- a CDS encoding FAD-dependent oxidoreductase is translated as MARTFICTCEDVTVKDVRRAFEKGYRDLESVKRYTGIGTGPCQGKTCLAIAARELLKLGATPGEVMPFTVRPPLHPTFFSALASLDPEALPLDEGVPRKPAPVEKPRPSGALPKKAHVVIVGGGIMGLGLAYNLAKRGVTDVVLIERGYLTGGASGRNGGGVRAQWTTPTMIRLAQRSLAIGDSFAAEMGINTWFRRGGYLFLAPSKKQVERIEKNAVLHNEHGMRTRVLTPAEAKDVVPELDPTRFLAASWNPDDAVVFPWPYVWGYATRAEALGVKVLTFTRVTGFESEGKRLTAVKTDQGTIQADIVVNAAGAWSPEVAALAGVKLPNEPERHEILVSEPLKPFLGPLVSNLGNGLYFSQSLRGEIVGGMADPNEPEGIQMGSTLRFLSRFARALTEVMPITGGVKVMRQWAGCYDVTPDNNPILGAAGYDNFLQLNGWVGHGFMMAPAVTELMAGWMAGDPPDEIFERFTLSRFERGETAGEDFIIG
- a CDS encoding LysE family translocator encodes the protein MIVSLHVYVAFLAAGVALNLTPGPDMLYVLASGSRAGPRSGVLAACGVGAGCAVHTFAAATGLSALLVSSATAFTAVKWAGAAYLVYLGGKALLAPAALAATPAPGARAEAGPAERVFRRAVVTNVLNPKVAIFFLAFVPQFVDPARGRIWLQFLVLGLSFCVTGTLVNAVVGVAAGKVRRTMDARPRVARALDRITGAVFLGLGLRLVFAPRS
- a CDS encoding dicarboxylate/amino acid:cation symporter; the protein is MPAASAPRRKLSLTHQIAIGLAAGVLLGWLCPGFAVQLRPVGQLFLRLIKMIVGPLVLTSLVAGLAGAGGKMAGRLGLKALLWFEAATTVALFIGLAGAHLVHPGAGVGLAADAATAGKLAHAKGAVDFLLEAFPTSIFDALARNDVLQIVVFGVFLGLGIAAAGEKAARLRELAEQGAEAMFKVVGFVMRFAPFGVGAAMASTLGAKGLGVLLPLAKVIGTLYGSLLVFFAALFLAVRLLTRVRVSALLAAIREPAIVAFTTTSSEAAMPRAMEAMERLGVPRAVVAFVMPAGYSFNLDGSTLYLSVAVMFVAQAAGVHLSLVEQLAIMGTLMLTTKGVAGVPRSALVVLAGALTAFHLPLEGVAILLAIDELMDMGRSCVNVVGNCVATAVVACWEGVVPAGAPLLRAPRLAAANAPEAPARDRASGE
- a CDS encoding aminotransferase-like domain-containing protein, which produces MASSVEQQTASPAASEAQIPRYQAIARRFAQAIREGTLAPGEKLPSVRRLRADEGTSASTVLQALAQLESSGLIEARPRSGYFVRARTSLPVPRPSAPGVEAGTPLDGVSALVADLYHSASDPSLVHLGAATPAPSLLPSAALARALAAATRRSGSGGVELAYPPGLRSLRRLVAQRLVATGCALGEDDLLVTAGATEAIQLALLAVTNRGDTVAVESPCYYGTLLALEALGLRVLEVPCHPETGMDVDELSRRLDLHRVAAVLAVPVFSNPLGSSMPDEAKERLVSLLSARRIPLIEDDVYGDLAFAPSRPRPAKAFDRDGTVLYCGSFSKTLAPGFRIGFVAAGRFKERVEVLKFATSIATATPAQQALVQFLADGGYDRHLRTLRARLEQNVARVGEAVAGSFPAGTRVSRPRGGCFLWVELPPSVDALKLHRRAHDAGVAIAPGHIFSAAHVHASCIRFSCGEPWSERVDVAVRLVGRLAGQLVGRKGR
- the pruA gene encoding L-glutamate gamma-semialdehyde dehydrogenase produces the protein MSSFGNFRIPAPFNEPVLSYAPGTAERRALKARIGELSREELEIPLVIGGKEVRTGKLADVRAPHRHAHRLARFHQAGEAEVNAAIAAAREARPAWAAMPYQARAAIFLKAADLLAGGWRPTLNGATMLNQSKTPYQAEIDSCCEIADFWRFNAAFGEQILAEQPISSPGVWNRVEYRPLEGFVFAVTPFNFTSIAANLPTAPALMGNTVVWKPASSTVYSNWFVLKLLEAAGLPPGVINFVPGSGRAVGDPVLASPEFAGIHFTGSTAVFQGMWRTIAGNLPRYKGYPRIVGETGGKDFIFGHASADPDALATALCRGAFEAQGQKCSAASRAYVPESLWPRVKEKLLAQVASIKMGDPAEDFSVFMGAVIDRGAFDSIKSYVEFAKSSPEAKILAGGECDDSVGYFVSPTVVQVTNPRHKLMEEEIFGPVLTIYVYPDAKLDETVALCDATSPYALTGAIFAQDRAVVEQLGEKLRDAAGNFYVNDKPTGAVVGQQPFGGARASGTNDKAGSMWNLIRWVSPRTIKENFAPPTRIEYPHQASGE